gttggaaagggtgcagaggagatttgccaggatgttgcctggaatggagggaaggtcttacgaggaagggttgagagagctagggtttttctttTTGGAACAACAAAGgacaagaggtgacttgatagaggtgtacaaaatgatcagaggtatagttagagttgacagccagagacttttttcctagggtgaaggtaacttttatgaggggacacagttttaaagtgaatggagttagatatcggggagacgtcagaggtggtTTCGTTACTCGGAGAGTGgccggggcgtggaatgcattgctggagagggcagtggagttggcctcattaggggcatttaaatggctattagataggcatatggatggtagtataagtaAGAGGCCTTGCACTTTAGCTGCAGGCTACAGCTGAGAGAATAATTAGATGGCAATCTACCTTTTTTAAGCAAAGTATTCTAGCTAGTAAAACAATAGTACAGTTTAATATAGAAAATGGAAGTTTTGCCCTCACAGTAGTAACAAATTGAGTGAAAGGGCAAAATGACAGCGAATAGATTTCAATATAGGCGGTCGTGAGACTGTCTTCTTTGGAGGGATTTGGCTTTGGGTCTGTGGACAAAGACCGTTAAATGTCGTAGAGGTACGAAATTATAACAATGGCCAATGCCAATAGAAAGTGAGAATACAAGGTGTTTGAAGTTAAGCTGCAGCTATCCCCAGACTACTGCGTTCAGATCTGCTGTGATCAGTTACACTCTAGGAGGAATTATATTGGCTTGGGGCTGCAATATATACATATTGTAATGaatctgatggaatttaaattgcaAGAGAGATTGCACAAACTAGGATTATATTCCCCAAAATTGAGAAGATTAAGGAAATAATTGTAATTGAAGTTTTCAGGATGTTAAAGGGAACTAAGAGAAACTAATCATCCTGTTTGGGAAATCTGGTTAGAGGACATAAATTGAAAATTAGAACCAGACCTTTCAAGATTGAAGTTAGAAAACATTTATATGTGGAGTGTCGTAGAAATATGGAATTTTTCTAACTACTGTTATTGATAATGAGTCATTTATATTGATTGTAAACATGAGGACATTGATTCATGTGGCACACCATTCCTCACATCCCACCAACTTGAAAACAACACATTTATAACGCAACCTCTGCTTACTGTTAGTCTACCAGAtttctattcatgctaatatgcACCTTCCATGCCATGAGCTCATATTTTGTATAGTAACCTTTAACGCAGCActttgaatgccttttggaaatctaaatagaacTTACACTTTATCTACACTGCTTattacttcatcaaagaactctaatgaATTGGTCAAACAAGATTTCCCTTTCAGAAAACCACATTGACTGATTGCATTAAGATTCTTTAAATGTGCTGTTATAACCTCTTCAATTATAGAATTTAGCATTTTCTCTGACAGATATCACGCAAACTGACtgtattttcctgctttctgcctatCTGATTTCTTCAGTGGAGGAGTTACATTtactattttccaatctaatgcAACCTTTCCAGATTGACACTGACCTGTAACTGTGAAACAAAGTATCAAGTCCAAACCAAGCTTCAGCTGAGCTAATTTTAGCATTGGAATTCTCTCAAAACAGGTTGATATACTACATTTCAATGGTATATCAATCAGTGTAAGAATTTTGAGCTGTTATACATAATAATAGATTTCTTGTTGTGCTGTTTGTGATAAGGAacatttaactttattttctGAAGAGTGTTGCAGTATATCACAAGGCATTGTTAAAAGATAGTGAGGTATACTGGTTGAAAATACTACTTTTCATATGAAGTATATGTACAACCATTAATAGCAAATACCAACTGACTTTAAAAGTTTAGCTTATACtttgttaaaaacaaaactgcatttgTGTCTCATTTTATGATGAACACTTCTGCTGGACAAGTCAGTTCCAATGTCAGTTACTTCCTGTGCAACTCAGTGCTGGTCAGGTAATGTTAGGAACCCATTCTCACTCAACGTTGCAGTGACTGTATTAAAGCTACATGATGCCATACCAGCTGCATTTTGTGCATGTGAAGCATATTAGAAACTCAAAGAATGGTGGAAATCCAAACTGTATTTAGATATTAGCAAATTCAGTTGAGCACACATATTAAGATTTTTTGGCGATTGAGAAAATCTGTTAGAAAATTGATGATGAAGTGGACAACCTGAATAatattttggttttaaaaaaaagttttcaaagCAGGTTACCAACTACACTGGTCTGTAGTGAATATGtctatgttttattttgaaaaataacagAAATACACATAATTAATTCATCCCATGCAGCAGATACTAAATACATTTAGCTGTATGGTCATTGCCATATTGTATATTGCCAGTGCTACACATCGATTCTGTTTAATCTACATTTGATGCTTTTTCTGTTCTTTAGCTCGTATGTGGAAGTTAATGAGTTTTGTAGTCGCTTTACCAGCAGTTGCTGCCCTCATGCTGAATGCTTTTCTGAAGTCAGCTCATGAACCTCTTGAATTTGTGCCTTATGAACATCTCCGTATCCGCAACAAGGTACAGGACTAAGTAAATGATCTATAAGAGATATTCCAGTAAATAGTAAAAGAATAATTTAGTGATAAACCAATTTTGTCAATCAGAAATAATAATAGAACACCAGGGCTTTGAATTATGGTATAGACAAGCATAAAAAAAAGTCATGGAGTTTTTTGTCACACTTTGTGAACTTTCATAATTTCCAACAGTAGAAATGCAGTCTTTACCATTCACCTGATTGTCTCCTAGAATGAAAAAAATGGTATTTGTTCGTGCATCAAGTGTCTCCTCCCCACCAACCCTATTTCATCTGTTGTATTTTCATGCACTCCAACAGTATGTCCATTTCCTTTAAAAGCATATGACTACCTTTAGTATTTgatatcatctgtaaatttaaaaATTTTGCCCTGCACACATCCCTTTCCCAAGTCTGAGTCATTAATGTATGTTTAAACAGCAGCAAACATTGGAGAACTCAAAGGTATATGTCCCTCCGTCCCAAAAACAGGCTTTCTGAATGCAACTTCTAAAAAATTCAGTAATCAACCCTGCAGTTGGTTGTATCTCAATTTTGTCAACAAATCTAAAATGTAATACTTTATGGAACAACTTTTAAACATCAGTATACAAAATATCAGTACTGTACTATCCTCTACCTTCTGTTGTTGAATAACAAACCTGCTTAAAGATAATTTATCAAAATCCTCCCGAATTGGTGCTGGCTCTCTTTTATTCATATGTACTTGCCCAAACAGCTGTAAATATTATTCCATTAAGGTTCCAAAAATCTATCACCAATCTCAAACTGATTGACTCGTAATTGAAGTTTATCCTTCTCCCCTCAAAAAATATGCCATTTTCAATCCTGAATACCTTCAATACAATACCTGTATCTAGGACAAAATGAAAATTGTGACCTGCACCTCCACAATTTCTACTTCTAATTCCCTTGAAGACCTAGGATGCACTGGATCTCACTGTTCTGGCACAAAGGGCCTTTTGATCTCACTAAATTGAATgttttttattcgttcatgggagtGGGTAATGCTGACTAGGCATTTATTTtcattccctaattgccctggagaagctggtggtgagctgccttcttgaacccgtGCTGTTTTTGGAATGCAGGGACACCCTCAATCCTATGAggtaggaaattccaggattttaaccctcTAATAGTGAATGAACAGAGACGAAGTTCGAAGTCAGGATGATGTGGCTTGTTCTGCAACTTATAGATAGTACcattgtctttctaggtggtagaggttgtggatttggaagcttTCAGAGGAGCCTTTCCAAATTACTGTAATATGTCTTAAGCATGAGTTTAGTCTGCTGCCACTGTATGTCACTGGTGAAGGGAACGAATATTGAAGGTGATAGATGGGGTATCAAGTGGTTTGCTTGGTCGTGGatttcatccacaaactttgaaattgtcactGTGCAAACCCAGATCCAGATCATTTACCTATATCATGGACTGCAACATCAACCCCTGTGGAACTATCTTGCAATCTGATAAATATTTA
The sequence above is drawn from the Stegostoma tigrinum isolate sSteTig4 chromosome 17, sSteTig4.hap1, whole genome shotgun sequence genome and encodes:
- the LOC125459360 gene encoding cytochrome c oxidase subunit 6A, mitochondrial-like isoform X1 translates to MAPRLAALKIGRSLATASQARRQPGAARMWKLMSFVVALPAVAALMLNAFLKSAHEPLEFVPYEHLRIRNKLVVSCLLEPVLFLECRDTLNPMSLFLGAMGIIRYSTTRT